The region TCTCGGATTGGCCGATGCCGAACCGGGTAACGGCGGGTGTTCCGGCACCGGGCCGGGCTCGGGAGGGGTCGTCGTGGCCGTCACTGTGATCGTCGTCCTGGTCGTCCTCGCCGCCGCGGCGGCGATGCTGTTCCTCGCTCCCGCCGGCTGGCGCACCTCGGCCGCGGGCACCTTCGGCGGACTGTCCACGCGCGTCGGCAAGTTCATCGAGAGCGGGCGTGCCGATCCGCGCACCACAGGTCGCATCGGCGGCGCCGCGGCCACGCCCCCGCCGCCGCGCTTCAGCGACGCGGACCGCGCGTACCTGGACGGCGTGTGGCGGCACGTACAGAGCACTTTCGTGAGCGATCCCCGGGTCGCCGTGACCCTGGCGCGCAACACCGCCGAGGGCTTCTTCATGGCGCACGGCGTCCCGACCGACGGGCTGCCCGAGGCGCCGGACGCCGCCGGCGCCGGGGCCGGCCGCGGTGACGAAGCGGTCGAAGCCGCCGAATCCGTCGAGGACACCGAGGCCCTGAGGCAGCGGCTGCTCGCGATCAAGACGTGGACGGACCGGGAGGCCGCCCGCTGAGCCGGCGCGGCTGCCGTCGCCGTACCCGGCAGCCGCGCCGTTTTCTCAGGCGCCCCTGACTGATGTGTGGCTGGTTGCGGGTTTGTTTGTGGGCTGATAGTCACAGGCGTTTTTACGGCTTCGCGCAGGGTTTGCGGGATCCGTTGGTGGCGCGGGTCGGGGGTGGCGCTGGTTTCGTGGGGCGGCGGTGGTGTGGGTAGGTGGTTGGCTCTACTGCGACGGTCAAAGGCCACAGTCAAGAGCCTGAAGAGCGCCTCCGGCGGCGCCTGCGCGGCGAGCGGCCTGGCTCCGGGGAGTGGGGGTTGCGCTGTCGGGCGGCGGTCGTTGCTTGTGGTCGCCTTCGTCCCGGATTCCCCGTCGCATCGTCGCCTAACGGAAGCAGACCGGTCCGGTGGTATCAAGTCGGATCGCCCAGCTGGTGGTCCAGTATCAGCGACTTGACACCACCGGCCCGGCCTGCTTGGCTTCGCCCGCCGAAGCGACGGGGAATCCGGGACAACCCCGGTCTGTGGTGTGGACGGGGTCCACTCGGTGAGGCACAGCGGCGGCCAGGCGGTGTGTGCGTGGTGGGAGGTGTTCAATGGTGTGTGTAAGCGGGTGACCTGCACAGCAGCAAGCCTGGGCTTGGCTGCGGATGGGTAACTGGCTGTGAGTTCGAAAGTAGTGAAGCCGACGCGTGGAGTGACGGACATTAGCGATGCGGATCAGGTCCCAGCCGATGGCGAGCAGGCCGCGGCAGCGCAGCTGGCCCGGTTGCTACCGCCACAGGCCCTTGATGCGTTGATCGCCGGCGCGCAGGCGACCGGGACCCCCCTGGACGGCCCGGACGGCCTGCTGGGGCAGATGACCAAGGCGGTGATCGAACGGGCCCTGCAAACCGAGATGACCCACCACCTGGGCTATGAACACGGCGACAACGACGGGGCCGGGTCGGGTAACTCCCGAAACGGCTCCTACGGCAAGACGGTGCTGACCACGGCCGGGCCGGTGCGGATCGCCGTCCCACGGGACCGCAACGGCGAGTTCGCCCCGCAGATCGTGCCCAAGCGTTCCCGACGCCTGGGCGCGGTCGATGAGATGATTCTGTCGCTGTATGCCCGGGGCATGTCGACCCGCGACATCCGCGATCACCTGGCCGAGGTCTACGGCGCCGATGTGTCCCCGGCGCTGATCTCGAACATCACCGACGTGGTCGTCGATGAGATCACCACCTGGCAGAACCGGCCGCTGGAGGCGGTCTATCCGATCGTCTACATCGACGCGCTGGTGGTGAAGATACGCGACGGTGGGGTCGTCACGAACAAGGCGGCCCACCTGGTGATCGGCGTCGATGTCGAGGGTGTCAAAAACGTACTGGGCATCTGGATCGAGGCCAACGAGGGTGCGAAATTCTGGCTGACCGTGCTGACCGCTTTGAAGAACCGCGGTATGCGGGACGCGTTGATCGTGTGCTGCGACGGACTGCGCGGCCTGCCGGAGGCGATCAACGCCGTCTGGCCCAAGGCGACCGTGCAGACCTGCGTCACCCACCTGATCCGCAACTCGATGAAATTCGTGGCCTACAGCGAGCGCAAACACATCGCCCGCGCGCTGCGGCCGATCTACACCGCGATCGATGAGAACGCCGCGCTGCACGCCCTGGACGAACTGCGCGCCGAGCATGGCAAACGCTACCCCGGACTGGTCGCAGCCTGGGAAAGGGCTTGGGAGGCGTTCATCCCGTTTCTGTCCTTCGATACCGAGATCCGCCGGGTCATCTACACCACCAACGCGATCGAGTCGATGAACTTCCAACTCCGCAAGACCCTGAAGACCCGCGGGCACTTCCCCAGCGACGAGGCCGCCATCAAGCTGCTCTACCTCGGCATCCGCCGGATCGAAGGCCGTCACATCGACGGCGACGGCCCACTGCCAGCCGGCACCATCCGCGGCACCGGGACCATGGGCTGGAACCGCGCCCTCAACCACTTCGCGATCGTGTTCGGCGACCGACTCCCCATCTGATCGCCGACGCAAGCACCACCCCTGACCACCGCCGAGCCCTCGGCGGAAGGACAACTGTCACCACGCTTACACACACCAGTTGACACCCTCGTGTGGTGCGGGAACCCTTCCCACAGGCGGGGTTGTCCCGGATTCCCCGTCGCTTCGGCGGTGCTTGCACAACCATCCCGGACTGGGCGGTGTCCAGCCGAACGAAACCGGTGGCCAGCAACAGCGATCCGGCTTGACACCGCCCAGGCCGGGATGGTTCCCTCCGGGCGACGAAGCGACGGGGAATCCGGGACAAAGCCGACCACAAGCAACGACCGCCGCCCGACAGCGCAACCCCCACTCCCCGGAGCCAGGCCGCTCGCCGCGCAGGCGCCGCCGGAGGCGCCCTTCAGCTCTTGACTGTGGCCTTTGACCGTCGCAGTAGAACCGACCACCTACCCACACCACCGCCGCCCCACGAAACCAGCGCCACCCCGACCCGCGCCACCAACGGATCCCGCAAACCCTGCGCGAAGCCGTCAAGAAACGCCTGTAAGCCACCCACCCCAGCCGCACCCACACAAGAAACTCACCCACACGTAGGCCAGGGGCGCCTTTTCTCACATACGCGCTTTCCGTCCGACCGTTTCAAAACCTGTGACCGGGTACCTGGCAGGGGCGCGGCGCCGCTGAACTCATCCGCGTATGCAGTGAGGAGGTTGCTATGAGCACCATGACCGAGAAGGAAACCCCGTACGCGATCGGCGCGGACGTCTCTTGTGCCGACGGCGACTGCGGTCGGCTGCACCGAATCATCATGGACCCGGCCACCCGGGCCCTGACCCACCTCGTCGTCGGGCGCGACCCCCATGCCGCCCGCCTGGTCCCGGTCACGCTGGTGGGCAGCGCCGGGGCCGGATCGATAGTCCTGACGTGCACCGCCTCCGGGTTCGACCTGCTGGAGCCGGCCGAGGCCACCGAGATGGTGCAGCCCACGGCCCCGGCCGGGGGACCCGTCACCGGCGGCGGCGCGCTCGGCGGGGGCTACCGGGCCCCGGCCAAGCCGGACATGGTCACCTACGACCGCGTCCCGGCCGGCGAGGTCCAGCTGTGCCGCAACGAGCGGCTGCACGCCGCCGACGGCGACATCGGGCACATCAAGGGCCTGATGGCCGCGCCCGACCACCACGTCACCCACATCCTGCTCAGCGAAGGACATCTGTGGAGCCGCAAGGAAGTCGCGGTCCCGATCCGCAACGTGGTCGACGCCACCTACGGCGTCCAGGTGGACCTGACGCGCGAGGAGCTGAAGGACCTGCCCGCGATCGACCTGACGCGGGCCGGGTGAGGACTCCGGCGGCCGGCCCGACCGTCGGCCGCCGGACCGTCCGGCGAACAAGGCTGGTGCTTAGTGCGGCGCCAGACGGGGAGCCGGGCACACGCAAGGACGGCGGCGTGCGAAGGCGCGCGCCGCGCCGAACGGCCGGCCGGCGGACAGCCGGACCGGACCAGAGCGGACCCGGGACCGCAGGCGGGTGCGGCCCCGGGTCCGCTGCGCCAAGTGTGGAGGCGGCGCGGCATGGCGCGCAGTCGATTCGAGAGGGTTGGCGGCGAATGGCGCTTGACATGTCCGTTCGGAGTCCTCTTCCGGCGTCGCACGGACTGGCCGGAGGCGGCGACGGCGGTCGCCGGGACAGACGTGAGCGTGGCGTGAGGATGCGGGTGAGTTGGGGACGCCTCGCCCGGTGGGCGGCCGTCCGCTGCGGGATGCGGTAGGTACGGGGCCTGCGATGATGCCCCGGACCGGCGGTCGTGAGGGTTCCGACCGCCGATTCTCGATGATGTGCTGTCCGGTACCGCTGTCCGGTGACGCGTTGCCCTATGGCGTTGTCCCGTGACGGGCTGTCCGATGGCGCTGTCCGGTGACGCGCTGCCCGGTGACGATGTCCCGTGACGCGCTGCCCGATGGCTCCGGCGCTCAGCTGTGGCTTGAACTAGCCGCCGTAGTAGCCGCCGGCGAGCTGTGCGTCGTCGAAGGGCTCGACGACGGCGCCGCGGACGAGCTGGTGGTGCTGCTCGGCGAGCTCGGCGCGGACGTGCTCTGCGTCGTCGAGGCGCTGGTGCTCGCGGTCGTGCTCGGGACGCTGGTCGGGGCCGAGGTCGGGACCGGCGTCGTCGGCATCGGCGGGGAGCTGGTCGTCGGCGTCGGGGTGGTCGTCGGGGTCTGCGACGTCGTGGTGGTCTCGACCGAGCGGGTCAGCGGCGACTGGCTGGTGCTGGTCCCGACCGAGGCCGCCGGCGGCGTGCCCGGGTTGTGGTTTCCGTTGCGCAGCACCAACACCAGCGCCGTCGCCAGAGCCGCGATGACCGCGACCGACAGCAGCCCGGCGACCAGCCCGGCACCGCCGGCCCCGTTGCGCGCCCCGTGCGGCGGCTCGCCGACCCCGATGCGCTCCGCGGTCCGCTCGCCGACCGGCTCCAAGCGTGCCGTGGGCCGGGTCGCCCCCGCGTTGAGCACCAGCGTCGGATCGGGCGCCGGGCCGGGTGTGATGAGCGGATCGTTGTCCGGTTGCGGGAAGACCGCGATGCCTTCGTAGTCCAGGATCTCGGCGGCGCTTTGCGCTATGGCCGCCGTCAGGTCGGCGGGCAGCCAGGCGCCCTCCGGCACACTGTCGGCCATCCGCCCGATGATCTGCGCGGTGCTGGGCCGCCGCGCCGGCTCCTTGGCCAGGCACACGGCGATCAGCGGCGCCAGCGAGTCCGGCACGCCGGACAGGTCCGGCTCGCCGTGCGCGATGCGGTAGAGGAGGGCGTGCTCCGGCCCGCCGCCGAACGGATTGCGACCGGTGGCGGCGTAGGCCAGGACCGTACCGAGGGAGAAGACGTCGGTGGCGCCGGTGAGCTCCCACCCCTGCGTCTGCTCCGGCGACATGAACCCCGGCGAGCCGATGATGGTGCCGACGTCCGTCCGCGTCAGATCCGCCGCCGCGATGACCCGGGAGATGCCGAAGTCGATGACGTGCGGACCGTCCACGGCCAGCATCACGTTCGACGGCTTCATGTCCCGGTGCACCACACCCGCGGCATGGATCTCGGCCAGCGCCCGCGCCAGCCCGTAGGCCAGCACCCGCAGCGAGGTCTCCGGCAGCAGCGAACCGGCACCCACCACCGCCCGCAGCGTCAACCCGGACACATAGGCGGTCGCCAGCCACGGCGTCGCCGCCTCCGGATCAGCGTCCACGACCGCGGCGGTGAACCGCCCCGACACCAGCCGCGCCGCCGCGACCTCCTGCCGGAACCGCCGCCGGAACTCCCGGTCCTGAGCCAACTCGGCCTTGACCACCTTCACCGCGACAGTCCGCCCGCCGCGCGTCCGTCCCAGGAACACCTGCCCCATGCCCCCGGCGCCCAGCCGCGCGATCAGCACATAAGGACCCACAGTGCGCGGATCCCCTGCCCTCAGCGGTTCCACCTCGC is a window of Catenulispora sp. MAP5-51 DNA encoding:
- a CDS encoding IS256 family transposase, translated to MARLLPPQALDALIAGAQATGTPLDGPDGLLGQMTKAVIERALQTEMTHHLGYEHGDNDGAGSGNSRNGSYGKTVLTTAGPVRIAVPRDRNGEFAPQIVPKRSRRLGAVDEMILSLYARGMSTRDIRDHLAEVYGADVSPALISNITDVVVDEITTWQNRPLEAVYPIVYIDALVVKIRDGGVVTNKAAHLVIGVDVEGVKNVLGIWIEANEGAKFWLTVLTALKNRGMRDALIVCCDGLRGLPEAINAVWPKATVQTCVTHLIRNSMKFVAYSERKHIARALRPIYTAIDENAALHALDELRAEHGKRYPGLVAAWERAWEAFIPFLSFDTEIRRVIYTTNAIESMNFQLRKTLKTRGHFPSDEAAIKLLYLGIRRIEGRHIDGDGPLPAGTIRGTGTMGWNRALNHFAIVFGDRLPI
- a CDS encoding serine/threonine-protein kinase, with protein sequence MEPLRAGDPRTVGPYVLIARLGAGGMGQVFLGRTRGGRTVAVKVVKAELAQDREFRRRFRQEVAAARLVSGRFTAAVVDADPEAATPWLATAYVSGLTLRAVVGAGSLLPETSLRVLAYGLARALAEIHAAGVVHRDMKPSNVMLAVDGPHVIDFGISRVIAAADLTRTDVGTIIGSPGFMSPEQTQGWELTGATDVFSLGTVLAYAATGRNPFGGGPEHALLYRIAHGEPDLSGVPDSLAPLIAVCLAKEPARRPSTAQIIGRMADSVPEGAWLPADLTAAIAQSAAEILDYEGIAVFPQPDNDPLITPGPAPDPTLVLNAGATRPTARLEPVGERTAERIGVGEPPHGARNGAGGAGLVAGLLSVAVIAALATALVLVLRNGNHNPGTPPAASVGTSTSQSPLTRSVETTTTSQTPTTTPTPTTSSPPMPTTPVPTSAPTSVPSTTASTSASTTQSTSAPSSPSSTTSSSAAPSSSPSTTHSSPAATTAASSSHS